In Paraflavitalea devenefica, the following are encoded in one genomic region:
- the hemH gene encoding ferrochelatase encodes MSATKRGIVLMNLGSPDSTEVKDVRRYLDEFLMDGRVIDTPLLLRALLVKGLIVPFRAPKSAAAYRSIWTKEGSPLIVISKQLQQALQAQVEEPVALAMRYGNPAPWTAYDELLQQQPDLEEVVLVPLYPHYAMSSYETAVEYAKKIHRKGKYSFKLSVVPPFYDDPAFLEALIDSIKPYLEKEYDHIVFSYHGIPERHVHKSDVTGQHCLKADNCCAVDSEAHKTCYRHQCIVTTNRVAQALNIPASKYSFSFQSRLGRDEWLKPYTAIRLTEMPKEGIKKLLILCPAFVSDCLETLEEMGEEGREIFLHAGGEEFTLIPCLNVHPAWVSALKGLVERAV; translated from the coding sequence ATGAGTGCAACTAAAAGAGGCATTGTTTTGATGAACCTGGGTTCACCGGATTCTACCGAAGTAAAGGATGTGCGCCGGTACCTGGATGAGTTTCTGATGGATGGACGGGTGATTGATACGCCTTTGCTGCTAAGGGCATTGCTGGTAAAGGGGCTTATTGTTCCTTTCCGGGCGCCCAAATCGGCCGCCGCTTACCGCTCTATATGGACAAAAGAAGGATCACCCCTCATTGTGATCAGCAAGCAATTGCAGCAGGCCCTGCAGGCGCAGGTGGAGGAGCCGGTAGCGCTGGCCATGCGATACGGCAATCCTGCTCCCTGGACAGCTTATGATGAATTGCTGCAACAACAGCCCGACCTGGAAGAAGTAGTGCTGGTGCCTTTGTATCCGCATTATGCGATGTCGAGTTATGAGACGGCTGTGGAATACGCTAAAAAGATCCACCGCAAAGGGAAGTATTCTTTTAAGTTATCTGTTGTACCGCCTTTTTATGACGATCCTGCTTTTCTCGAAGCGCTGATTGACAGTATAAAACCTTACCTGGAAAAAGAATATGATCATATTGTATTCAGTTACCACGGTATCCCTGAACGGCACGTACATAAAAGTGATGTAACCGGGCAGCACTGCCTGAAGGCTGATAACTGCTGTGCTGTTGATTCCGAGGCGCATAAAACCTGTTATCGCCATCAGTGTATTGTGACCACCAACCGTGTGGCGCAGGCATTGAATATTCCTGCTTCCAAATACAGTTTCTCTTTTCAATCAAGGCTGGGACGTGATGAGTGGCTGAAGCCCTATACAGCCATCCGTTTGACCGAAATGCCTAAGGAAGGAATTAAAAAATTGCTGATCCTCTGTCCGGCCTTTGTGAGTGACTGCCTGGAAACGTTGGAAGAGATGGGAGAAGAAGGACGCGAAATATTCCTGCATGCCGGGGGAGAAGAATTTACATTGATACCTTGTTTGAATGTGCATCCTGCCTGGGTGAGTGCGTTGAAGGGATT